Proteins encoded within one genomic window of Micromonospora halotolerans:
- a CDS encoding ABC transporter permease subunit, translating to MSTSLSGPGSAEEAPGRKPVRRGLPRTPRTARNHAPITATGLVVKVVLLGLVAGIAIWAAFPLVEAEHWVGLAILAATTAGLFYLYLSRRHIPAKYLVPGTIFLIAFQVFPVLYTASTAFTNFGDGHRGSKDDAIVAIQTSSVQQVPGSTEYSLSIATKGDPATGALVFLLSDPKTREVFAGDAGGLRKLDAGDVTVSPTGKITDAAGYTVLNFGQASGRSKDITDLVVPTAGGAVRSNGLSRAYEGKAVRAYDAGCDCVKDSETGKTWTADPANGSFVAADGERLAQGWKVNVGLKNFTRVLTDPDISGPFFGTLLWNFAFAIGSTGFTFLLGMAIALALHSPRMRGTNLYRVLLILPYAMPSFAMLLVWRDMFNTDFGLVNDLFGLDIDWFGGTWSARIAVLLVQLWLGYPYMFLVATGALQAIPRELTEATSVDGASPWQSFRAVTLPLLLVALSPLLIASFAYNFNNVNAILFTTEGGPFAPDNPTNGATDLLITYTYRLAFGAQGAEYGLATTVSIFIFAIVAIVAAISFSRTRKQEEVYS from the coding sequence ATGAGCACGTCGCTGTCCGGCCCGGGGTCTGCTGAGGAGGCCCCGGGCCGAAAGCCCGTTCGCCGCGGGCTCCCGCGCACGCCCCGTACCGCGCGGAACCACGCGCCGATCACCGCGACCGGCCTCGTCGTCAAGGTGGTCCTGCTCGGCCTGGTGGCCGGGATCGCGATCTGGGCGGCGTTCCCGCTCGTCGAGGCCGAGCACTGGGTCGGACTGGCGATCCTCGCCGCCACCACGGCGGGCCTGTTCTACCTCTACCTGAGCCGGCGGCACATCCCGGCCAAGTACCTGGTCCCCGGCACGATCTTCCTGATCGCCTTCCAGGTCTTCCCGGTGCTCTACACGGCGAGCACCGCGTTCACGAACTTCGGCGACGGCCACCGCGGCAGCAAGGACGACGCGATCGTCGCCATCCAGACCTCCTCGGTGCAGCAGGTCCCCGGCTCCACCGAGTACTCCCTCTCCATCGCCACGAAGGGCGACCCGGCCACCGGCGCGCTGGTGTTCCTGCTCAGCGACCCGAAGACCAGGGAGGTCTTCGCCGGTGACGCGGGCGGGCTGCGCAAGCTCGACGCCGGGGACGTCACCGTCAGCCCGACCGGCAAGATCACCGACGCCGCCGGCTACACCGTGCTCAACTTCGGTCAGGCCAGCGGCCGCAGCAAGGACATCACCGACCTGGTGGTGCCGACCGCCGGTGGCGCGGTCCGCTCCAACGGCCTGTCCCGCGCCTACGAGGGCAAGGCCGTGCGGGCGTACGACGCGGGCTGCGACTGCGTCAAGGACAGCGAGACGGGCAAGACCTGGACCGCCGACCCGGCGAACGGCTCCTTCGTCGCCGCCGACGGCGAGCGGCTCGCCCAGGGCTGGAAGGTCAACGTCGGGCTGAAGAACTTCACCCGCGTGCTCACCGACCCGGACATCTCTGGCCCGTTCTTCGGCACCCTGCTGTGGAACTTCGCCTTCGCGATCGGCTCGACCGGCTTCACGTTCCTGCTCGGCATGGCCATCGCGCTCGCGCTGCACTCACCCCGGATGCGGGGCACCAACCTCTACCGGGTGCTGCTGATCCTCCCGTACGCCATGCCGTCGTTCGCCATGCTGCTGGTCTGGCGGGACATGTTCAACACCGACTTCGGCCTGGTCAACGACCTGTTCGGGCTGGACATCGACTGGTTCGGCGGCACGTGGTCGGCTCGGATCGCGGTGCTGCTCGTGCAACTCTGGCTGGGCTACCCGTACATGTTCCTGGTGGCCACCGGCGCGCTCCAGGCGATCCCGCGCGAGCTGACCGAGGCCACCTCGGTCGACGGCGCCAGCCCGTGGCAGTCCTTCCGGGCCGTCACCCTGCCGCTGCTGCTGGTCGCGCTCTCGCCGCTGCTGATCGCGTCGTTCGCCTACAACTTCAACAACGTCAACGCGATCCTGTTCACCACCGAGGGCGGACCGTTCGCGCCGGACAACCCGACCAACGGCGCCACCGACCTGCTCATCACCTACACCTACCGGCTGGCCTTCGGCGCGCAGGGCGCCGAGTACGGACTGGCCACCACGGTCTCGATCTTCATCTTCGCGATCGTGGCGATCGTGGCGGCGATCAGCTTCTCGCGGACCCGCAAGCAGGAGGAGGTCTACTCGTGA
- a CDS encoding sugar ABC transporter substrate-binding protein — protein sequence MRIRTAGVVAVLGLALAASGCGGSDSDKPAAKESAKATGGKLVIWADDKRTAALKPFAEEFGKENGVTVEVQAVSKDLQTNFVTASQQGSGPDVVVGAHDWIGNMVQNGAIDPVQLGAEQKSAFNETAIKAVTFNGQLYGVPYATENIALIRNTELAPEAPKTIEDLVAAGKKLKAEKKASEILCLQSGQNGDAYHIYPLYTSGGGYLFGTTANGDYDPKDLGVGKPESIAAFQKIAKLGEKGDGALKRSITGENSIATFTGKKCAFLVSGPWAIADAKKANISYDISPVPGFAGGKEAQPFVGVQAFYVAAKGKNKALAQEFVTNYVTKPELAVALYKAEPRPPALTAAFDQVKGEDADLAKFSEAGKNGQVLPAIPAMAAIWDPFGKAEAAIIGGADPARTITAAGKTIAGQIK from the coding sequence ATGCGCATCCGTACCGCGGGTGTGGTCGCTGTCCTCGGCCTGGCGCTCGCCGCGTCCGGGTGCGGCGGCAGTGACAGCGACAAGCCGGCCGCCAAGGAGTCCGCCAAGGCCACCGGCGGCAAGCTGGTCATCTGGGCCGACGACAAGCGGACCGCGGCCCTGAAGCCGTTCGCCGAGGAGTTCGGCAAGGAGAACGGCGTGACCGTCGAGGTCCAGGCCGTCTCCAAGGACCTGCAGACCAACTTCGTCACCGCCTCGCAGCAGGGCAGCGGCCCGGACGTCGTGGTCGGCGCGCACGACTGGATCGGCAACATGGTCCAGAACGGCGCCATCGACCCGGTGCAGCTCGGCGCCGAGCAGAAGAGCGCGTTCAACGAGACCGCGATCAAGGCGGTCACCTTCAACGGCCAGCTCTACGGCGTCCCCTACGCCACGGAGAACATCGCGCTGATCCGCAACACCGAGCTGGCCCCCGAGGCGCCGAAGACGATCGAGGACCTGGTCGCCGCCGGCAAGAAGCTCAAGGCCGAGAAGAAGGCCAGCGAGATCCTCTGCCTCCAGTCCGGCCAGAACGGCGACGCCTACCACATCTACCCGCTGTACACCTCGGGCGGCGGTTACCTGTTCGGCACCACGGCCAACGGCGACTACGACCCGAAGGACCTGGGCGTGGGCAAGCCGGAGTCGATCGCGGCCTTCCAGAAGATCGCGAAGCTGGGTGAGAAGGGCGACGGCGCGCTGAAGCGCTCCATCACCGGCGAGAACTCCATCGCCACCTTCACCGGCAAGAAGTGCGCCTTCCTGGTCTCCGGACCGTGGGCCATCGCGGACGCGAAGAAGGCCAACATCTCCTACGACATCTCCCCGGTCCCGGGCTTCGCCGGTGGCAAGGAGGCTCAGCCGTTCGTGGGCGTCCAGGCGTTCTACGTGGCCGCCAAGGGCAAGAACAAGGCCCTGGCGCAGGAGTTCGTCACCAACTACGTGACCAAGCCCGAGCTGGCCGTCGCGCTGTACAAGGCCGAGCCGCGCCCGCCGGCGCTGACCGCCGCCTTCGACCAGGTCAAGGGCGAGGACGCGGACCTGGCCAAGTTCTCCGAGGCCGGCAAGAACGGCCAGGTGCTCCCGGCGATCCCGGCCATGGCCGCGATCTGGGACCCGTTCGGCAAGGCGGAGGCCGCCATCATCGGCGGCGCCGACCCGGCCAGGACGATCACCGCCGCGGGCAAGACCATCGCGGGTCAGATCAAGTAA
- a CDS encoding LacI family DNA-binding transcriptional regulator — protein MRARLSDIAQQAEVSEATVSRVLNDRPGVAPETRQAVLTALDVLGYERPARLRKRSAGLVGLVVPELDNPIFPAFAQVIESTLAQSGFTPVLCTQTPGGVTEDEYVEMLLDRQVSGIVFVSGLHADTAANHDRYRALIARPLPIVMINGYAPGISAPFVSCDDGEATELAVAHLVALGHRRIGLITGPDRFVPVQRRVAGFRAAMTRLVGTTEAEVGELAELSLFGVEGGEAAAGRLIERGVTGLVCGSDLMALGAIRAARQRGLGVPDDVSVVGYDDSPLMAFTDPPLTTMRQPVAAMAVAAVRALVDEINGHAAPNSEYLFRPELVVRGSTAVARPAGGPKRRRPSSVDPTLAIPA, from the coding sequence ATGCGCGCTCGACTGTCCGACATCGCCCAACAGGCCGAAGTCAGCGAGGCCACGGTGTCGCGGGTGCTCAACGACCGCCCCGGAGTGGCCCCGGAGACCCGGCAGGCCGTCCTCACCGCCCTCGACGTGCTCGGCTACGAGCGCCCCGCCCGGCTGCGCAAGCGCAGCGCCGGGCTGGTCGGCCTCGTCGTACCCGAGCTGGACAACCCGATCTTCCCGGCCTTCGCCCAGGTCATCGAGTCGACGCTGGCCCAGAGCGGCTTCACCCCGGTGCTCTGCACGCAGACCCCCGGCGGAGTCACCGAGGACGAGTACGTCGAGATGCTGCTCGACCGGCAGGTCTCCGGGATCGTCTTCGTGTCCGGCCTGCACGCCGACACCGCCGCCAACCACGACCGGTACCGCGCGCTGATCGCCCGTCCGCTGCCGATCGTCATGATCAACGGGTACGCGCCGGGCATCTCGGCGCCCTTCGTCTCGTGCGACGACGGCGAGGCCACCGAGCTGGCCGTCGCGCACCTGGTGGCGCTCGGCCACCGGCGGATCGGCCTGATCACCGGCCCGGACCGCTTCGTGCCGGTGCAGCGCCGGGTGGCCGGCTTCCGCGCCGCGATGACCCGGCTCGTCGGCACGACCGAGGCGGAGGTCGGCGAGCTGGCCGAGCTCTCCCTGTTCGGTGTCGAGGGCGGCGAGGCCGCCGCGGGCCGGCTCATCGAGCGGGGCGTCACCGGCCTGGTCTGCGGCTCGGACCTGATGGCGCTGGGCGCGATCCGGGCCGCCCGGCAGCGCGGCCTCGGCGTCCCCGACGACGTCTCGGTGGTCGGCTACGACGACTCACCGCTGATGGCCTTCACCGACCCGCCGCTGACCACCATGCGGCAGCCGGTCGCGGCCATGGCGGTGGCCGCCGTCCGCGCCCTGGTCGACGAGATCAACGGGCACGCCGCCCCGAACTCCGAGTACCTGTTCCGCCCCGAGCTGGTGGTGCGCGGCTCGACCGCGGTGGCCCGCCCGGCCGGTGGACCGAAGCGCCGGCGCCCCTCCTCCGTCGACCCCACCCTGGCGATCCCCGCTTGA
- a CDS encoding glycoside hydrolase family 13 protein, translated as MTSAPHPTPLTADDDWWRSAVVYQVYVRSFADANGDGVGDLQGIRQRLPYLRELGVDALWLTPFYTSPQVDAGYDVSDYRDVDPLFGNLTDFDAMITDAHTLGLRIIVDLVPNHTSSAHPWFTAALAADPGSPERERYLFAEGRGERGELPPNDWESIFGGPAWTRVADGQWYLHLFDPAQPDLNWRHPEVRAEFEDILRFWLDRGVDGFRIDVAHGMIKAEGLPDVGFNSMTTGQRQSELLGKGRLPYFDQDEVHDIYRAWRPILDSYPGGRMAVAEAWAETPQRLARYIGPDELHQAFSFDFLDATWSADSFRKVIDTALAESTIVGAPTTWVLSNHDRQRHVTRYGDGEVGLRRARAAALLMFSLPGCAYVYQGEELGLPEVLDLPDELRQDPAFLRTGESRDGCRVPIPWSGELAPYGFGPAGSELSWLPAPATWRALSVAAQAGVTGSTLELYRAALRIRHEHPALAGTGGITWLETEPGVLAFRRSAGNAELTCLVNLSGAEVTVAGHGRPVVASADLTERGDGHVLPVDAAAWFERR; from the coding sequence ATGACCTCCGCCCCCCACCCCACGCCGCTGACCGCCGACGACGACTGGTGGCGGTCCGCGGTCGTCTACCAGGTGTACGTCCGCAGCTTCGCGGACGCGAACGGGGACGGCGTCGGGGATCTCCAGGGCATCCGGCAGCGCCTGCCGTACCTGCGCGAACTCGGGGTGGACGCGCTCTGGCTGACCCCCTTCTACACCTCGCCCCAGGTCGACGCCGGCTACGACGTGTCCGACTACCGGGACGTGGACCCGCTCTTCGGCAACCTGACCGACTTCGACGCGATGATCACCGACGCGCACACCCTGGGCCTGCGGATCATCGTGGACCTGGTCCCCAACCACACCTCCAGCGCGCACCCCTGGTTCACCGCGGCCCTCGCCGCCGACCCCGGTTCCCCCGAGCGCGAGCGCTACCTCTTCGCCGAGGGCCGGGGCGAGCGGGGCGAGCTGCCGCCGAACGACTGGGAGAGCATCTTCGGCGGTCCCGCCTGGACCCGGGTGGCCGACGGCCAGTGGTACCTGCACCTGTTCGACCCGGCCCAGCCCGACCTCAACTGGCGCCACCCCGAGGTGCGCGCCGAGTTCGAGGACATCCTGCGGTTCTGGCTCGACCGGGGCGTGGACGGCTTCCGGATCGACGTGGCGCACGGGATGATCAAGGCCGAGGGGCTGCCGGACGTCGGCTTCAACTCGATGACCACCGGCCAGCGCCAGTCCGAACTGCTGGGCAAGGGCCGGCTGCCCTACTTCGACCAGGACGAGGTGCACGACATCTACCGCGCCTGGCGGCCGATCCTGGACAGCTACCCGGGCGGCCGGATGGCGGTGGCCGAGGCGTGGGCGGAGACCCCGCAGCGGCTGGCCCGCTACATCGGCCCGGACGAGCTGCACCAGGCGTTCAGCTTCGACTTCCTCGACGCCACCTGGTCGGCCGACTCGTTCCGCAAGGTGATCGACACGGCGCTCGCCGAGTCGACCATCGTGGGCGCCCCGACCACCTGGGTGCTCTCCAACCACGACCGGCAGCGGCACGTCACCCGCTACGGCGACGGCGAGGTCGGCCTGCGCCGCGCCCGGGCCGCCGCCCTGCTGATGTTCTCCCTGCCCGGCTGCGCCTACGTCTACCAGGGCGAGGAGCTGGGCCTGCCCGAGGTGCTGGACCTCCCCGACGAGCTGCGGCAGGACCCCGCGTTCCTGCGCACCGGGGAGAGCCGGGACGGCTGCCGGGTGCCGATCCCGTGGAGCGGCGAGCTGGCCCCGTACGGCTTCGGCCCGGCGGGCAGCGAGCTGAGCTGGCTGCCGGCACCGGCGACCTGGCGGGCCCTCTCGGTGGCCGCCCAGGCCGGGGTGACCGGCTCGACGCTGGAGCTCTACCGGGCCGCGCTGCGGATCCGGCACGAGCACCCGGCCCTGGCCGGCACCGGCGGCATCACCTGGCTGGAGACCGAGCCCGGGGTGCTCGCGTTCCGCCGCTCCGCCGGGAACGCCGAGCTGACCTGCCTGGTCAACCTCAGCGGCGCGGAGGTGACGGTCGCCGGTCACGGCCGGCCGGTCGTCGCCAGCGCCGATCTCACCGAGCGGGGCGACGGCCACGTTCTGCCGGTGGACGCGGCTGCGTGGTTCGAACGGCGCTGA
- a CDS encoding VOC family protein has translation MTAHVAQYTLDIGDLDRMVDFWSAALGYTVRRGDDGNAKLYPPPGRPGPTVWMQGSGTPKHGKNRLHLDLVSDGDAAAEVDRLIGLGARRVDVGQTGTEGFVVLADPEDNEFCVLDGPPS, from the coding sequence ATGACCGCACACGTGGCGCAGTACACCCTCGACATCGGCGACCTCGACCGGATGGTCGACTTCTGGTCGGCCGCCCTCGGCTACACCGTCCGCCGGGGCGACGACGGCAACGCGAAGCTCTATCCGCCGCCCGGCCGGCCCGGCCCGACCGTCTGGATGCAGGGCAGCGGCACCCCGAAGCACGGCAAGAACCGGCTGCATCTGGACCTCGTCTCCGACGGGGACGCGGCGGCCGAGGTCGACCGGCTGATCGGGCTCGGCGCCCGGCGCGTCGACGTCGGGCAGACCGGCACGGAGGGCTTCGTGGTGCTCGCCGACCCGGAGGACAACGAGTTCTGCGTGCTCGACGGGCCGCCGAGCTGA